Part of the Sandaracinaceae bacterium genome, CGCTCAACGGGCTGGGTGTGCTGCGTGGCGGGGGCGCCACCGACGAAGAGCTGGAGGAGGTCGTCGACGTGGCCCTCTCCGTGCTCGAGTAGCGGTCTCGCGCCGTCCTGCGTGCGGCGGGAACGGCCGTGGATTGGGGGCACCCCGGCCTTCAGGGGCTGTCTCAGAGACACCGCCAGTCCCCATTTATGCGCACGCCGGACTAAAGTACTAAAGTCCGGGGCAGCATCCTTCCGAGCGCCCGGCTACCGCCAGGCACTCGGAAAAGTCCTCCCCACAAGGGGGAGGACTGTCTTGCTCGGCGCCACCATGAATCCAAGAACGCCGCCGTCCCGCCAAACACCCGACTGCCGTTCACGAGACGCAGTCCGCCTCCGCAGGGGGCGGACTTCGAGCGGGCGATCACCTGAGATCGCTGCCCCGGACTTCAGTCCGGGGTGCCCCAAAACAGGGATAACCGACTACTTGGAGACAACCTCTTCAGTCCGGGGCGCCCCCTATCCTGGGACACACCCAGCTCTTCTGAGACCCGGTCCGCTCCGTGCCAGGTATCATGTTGTCTAAGTTTTTTCTTAACAAACGGTTGACACAACGCCGCCAGCTGCGCAGATTCCGTGCATGACACGCCTCGCGATCCTCGATGAGCTCCTGCCCGCCCAGCTGCGCGAACGCCCGGAGGAGCTGAGCCCCGTGGAAGTGGTCTGGAGCGGGACCGACCCGCAGCAGCTGCTGCGAGACGCCCCCGAGGTGAAGCCCACCCTACTGGCGCTCGATCTCAACCTGCTCGGTGGCGAGACGGACGGCGCCCGCCTCGTGAAGCAGCTGGTCGACGAGACGGGCGCCGAGCTGGCCATCGTGCTCTACAACTTCGCCAAGCGGGACGTGCTGCGCGAGGTCACCCAACCCGGCGTGCGCACCGTGCGCGCCCCCATCAGCCTGGCCTCGCTGCGCGCGCAGATGACCAGCGTCATCGTTCGGCACATGCTCAGCGGCGCACCGAGTGAGACGAGGTCGGCGGCCCCGCCTGCGTCTCCTCGGACGGAATCGAACGCGCCGCCCGTGGGCCAACGCACGCCGCGCATGTATTCCCGTGAGCAGCTGGCGCGCCTGCGCGAGATCCAGTCGAGCGTGGACTGCGAGTGTCCCAACCATCTGTCGGAGTTGCTGATCGGGCTCACGTCGTTCGAGGACTATTCGGCCGCGTGCCGGAACAAGAACCAGGCGGACGCGGCCGTGCACGCGGCGCTGTACGAGAGCACGGTGCGGGCGCGCGTCATCATGGAGGAGGCCCTCGCGGGCTTGCTCGTACACGAGAAGATCACGCTCTGACGCATCGAGCTACGGGACCCATCACGCGCGGCGGCCGCGGCGCCGTGAGCGATGCAGCTCGTGTCCGAGGCGAGGGGATCACGCACGAGCTCACCTCGTGCGTGGCGGTGTCAGAACTTCACGCGCCGCATGACGGCCCGCGGTAGGTTGCGGATCACACCCATCACCAGCGCCCAGGGCGCGGGCGCGTAGACCACCGGCGTGCCGCGATCGATGGCGCGCACCACGGTGGCGGCGACGGCCTCGGGCTCTCCCGCGAAGGGCGGCGGGCTGAGCCCCTCGGTCATTCCGGTCTTCACGAAGCCAGGCTTCACGGTGACCACGCGCAGCCCGGACGCGCGGTAGCGGTGGTCGAGCCCCTCCAGGTAGGCGCTGAGCCCGGCCTTGGAGGCCCCGTAGATCACCACGGGCTTGCGGCCGCGCTCTCCAGCCACCGAGCTGAACACGCACAGCGTGCCTCCACCGTTCGCGAGCAGTCGCTTGCGGACGCGCTCGCAGAACGCGACGGTGTTCGCGAAGTTCGCGGTGACCAGGCGCTCCATCAGCGCCTCGTCCTCCTCGAGCTGCTCCTGTGTCGCGAACAACGCCGCCGTGACGATGACGCAGTCCAGCCGGCCCAGCCCGCGCTCGGCTGCGTCCAGGGCTGCGTCGAACGTCGTCGGGTCCTCCAGGTCGCAGGTGGCGCTACCCGTCTCCACCCCCGCCCCGGTGGGGGCGCGCGCGTCGAGGTCGTGTGCGCTGCGGGTCAGCTCGCGCGCGTCCCGACCGAGGAGGAACAGCCGGTCCCCCCGCTCCGCCAGCTGCCGCGCCAGCGCGCGCCCCATACCCTTGGTGCCTCCGAGGATCACGACGTTCATGCGCCGCACCATCGCGTCCCCGGCGCCCCGAGGCAAGCGCCACGTGCCTTGTCGCGGCGGGGCAGGGGCTGCTACACGTGCGTCGATGCGCAGCGCTCGTCGCCCACAACCCGATCCATGGCGCATGCTCGCGCTGGCGGTGGCGGTGGGCTCAGGTGTCCTCGGGGCGCCCAGCGCAGCGCCCAGGGTCCGCTCACAGCCCGCGCTCCGTGCGGAGCTGAGCGACGTCGTGCGCATTCACGGCGGCAGCTTTCATCGCGGCGCCAGCGAACGCGAGCTGCGGGAGGCCTTTCAGCTGTGCTTGCGGGGCACGCGCATCGGGGGCGGCAACGAGTTCCGCTGCTCGGAGCAGGTCTTCGAGCTGGAGGCACCGCGGCGCACCATCCAGCTCACCGCCTACGGCATCGACCGCATGGAGGTGAGCCACGCGAACTACCGCCGCTGCGTCGCGGCCGGCGTGTGCCTCCCCGCGGGCGTCAGCCCCGACGACCCGCGCCTGGGCCGCCCCGAGCTGCCCGTGGCCGGGGTCACGTACACGGACGCCGAGCGCTACTGTGCGTTCGTGGGCGGACGGCTACCCACGGAGAGCGAGTGGGAGCGCGCCGCAGCCGGGCCCAGCGGGCGGCGGCGCTTTCCGTGGGGGCGCCAGTACAACGGCCGGCTCGCCAACCACGGCGACGACGGCCGACCCGACGCCACGGATGGCTACCGCTACGCGGCCCCAGTCGACGCTTACCCGCACGGGCAGAGCGCCGATGGCTTGCTGAACATGGCCGGCAACGTGTGGGAGTGGACGCAGGACCGCTTCGACTACGACGCCTACGGCAACGGCCCCAGCGTGAACCCGCGCGGCGCGGACACGGGCGGCCAGCGCGTGGTGCGTGGCGGGTCGTGGCGCTCCGACGCGTACTCGCTGCGGGTCACGCACCGCGTCCCAGTGGGCGAGGGCTCGCGCTTCCCGGACCTGGGCTTCCGCTGCGCATACGACGTCCCCCCGGACGTGGCCTCTCCGTGAAGCGCCTCGCCTGAAGCACCGCCCTGGGTGGCCGCGCTCGGCCGGACCGGGTCGGGCTGAGCGGGGACGCTGCACATCGACGGGGGCAAGTAGCGTCCGGGCATTGCCCAGCTACACTGCGGCCCATGCCTCGCGCGGACGAAAGCCAAGACGCGACGCCCACCGAGAGCGACCCCGACGCGGTCGTCGCCCGGTCCGGGCGTTGCGCGATCGTGGGGCGGCCCAATGTCGGCAAGTCCACGCTGCTGAACGCGCTCCTGCGCCAGAAGCTGGCCATCGCCACGCCGCGCCCCGGCACCACGCGCTCCGCCATTCTGGGCGTGTACACCCAGGACGACCCTCCCACGCAGATCGCCTTCGTGGACACCCCCGGCCTGCATCGCCCGAAGAGCGCGCTCGGCAAGGTGCTGCTGGAGCAGGCCGAGCTGGGCCTGGCGAACGCGGACGTGGTCGTGTTCATGACCGAGATCCCCAGCAAGCCAGCGCGCTCGGGCGAGGTGGACAACGTGCGCGACGACGACAAGCGCGTGCTGGAGCTCATCGCGTCCACCAAGGCCCCCAAGATCCTGGCCGTGAACAAGGTGGACCTGCTCAAGGACAAGTCGCGCATGCTGCCGCTGCTGCAGTCCTACCAGGACGTGATGAGCTTCGACGCGGTGGTGCCGCTCTCCGCCCGCAAGCGGCTCAACTTCGAGGCGCTGGTGGGCGAGATCCGCAAACACCTGCCCGTCGGCGCCATGTACGACGAGGACTTCTTCACGGACCGGCCCGAGCGCTTCTTCGTCGCCGAGCTCATCCGCGAGGCGGTCATCACGCAGACGCGCCAGGAGGTGCCGCACGGCGCCGCGGCCGTCATCGACGACTACGTGGTGGACGGAGACCTGGTGCGCATCAAGGCCACCATCGTCGTGGAGAAAGCCTCGCACAAGGGCATCGTCATCGGCGCGCGGGGCGCCCGCATCAAGACCATCGGCACGCACGCGCGCCAAGAGATCGAGAAGATGCTCGACCAAAAGGTCTTCTTGGAGCTGTGGGTCAAGGTCATCCCCGGCTGGACGGGCGACCCCAACGAGGCGCGTCGCCTGGCAACGGAAGTGGAGCAGTCGTGAGTCGCAAGAGGAGACCCCAGGGCAAGGAGCTGCCCGCCGGCGCCGCCGGTGCACGCCCCATGGTGGCCATCGTGGGCCGCCCGAACGTGGGCAAGAGCACGCTCTTCAACCGGCTCGCGGGGCAGCGCATCGCCATCGTGGAGGACATCCCGGGCGTCACGCGCGACCGCCACTACGCGGACTGCTGGGTGCTGGGGCACGACTACGTGCTGATCGACACGGGCGGCTTCGACCCCGAGAGCGACGACCCCATGCAGGAGGGCATCGCGCGCCACGTGCGTCTCGCGCTCGACGAGTGCGACGTCGTGCTGTGCGTGGTGGACGCCACCACCGAGCCGCTGCCCGCCGACCGCGAGGCCATGCGCCTCTTGCGCGAGACGGACAAGCCCGTGCTCTACGTGGCCAACAAGGCCGACACGCCGGCCATCGGGCATCACGCCGTCGCGTACTACGAGCTCGGCATCGACCAGCTGTACAACATCTCCGCGCTGCACGGGCGCGGCCTCGGCGAGCTGAGCGACGCGCTGGCGGCGGCCCTGCCCGAGATCGGCGGGCCCACGCTGGAGATCGACGAGGAGACCGCGCGCGTCGCGATCATCGGGCGCCCCAACGCGGGCAAGTCGTCGCTGGTGAACCGGCTGCTGGGCGAGGACCGCCAGTTGGTGGACGACCGCCCCGGCACCACCATCGACACGGTAGACTCGCTGCTCGAGCGCGAGGACGGCACCTTCGTGCTGATCGACACGGCCGGCATCCGGCGCAAGCGCGCCATGCAGAAAGCCAGCACGATCGAGACCATGAGCGTGTTCCAGGCCATCCGCGCCATGGAGCGCGCCGACATCGTGGTGCTCATGATCGACGCCAGCGAGGGCGTGGGCGAGCAGGACGCGAAGATCGCGGGCTTGGCCGAGGACCGCGGCTGCGCCGTGCTCATCGCGCTCAACAAGACCGACCTGATGTCGCAGGACGAGC contains:
- a CDS encoding SDR family NAD(P)-dependent oxidoreductase codes for the protein MNVVILGGTKGMGRALARQLAERGDRLFLLGRDARELTRSAHDLDARAPTGAGVETGSATCDLEDPTTFDAALDAAERGLGRLDCVIVTAALFATQEQLEEDEALMERLVTANFANTVAFCERVRKRLLANGGGTLCVFSSVAGERGRKPVVIYGASKAGLSAYLEGLDHRYRASGLRVVTVKPGFVKTGMTEGLSPPPFAGEPEAVAATVVRAIDRGTPVVYAPAPWALVMGVIRNLPRAVMRRVKF
- a CDS encoding SUMF1/EgtB/PvdO family nonheme iron enzyme — its product is MLALAVAVGSGVLGAPSAAPRVRSQPALRAELSDVVRIHGGSFHRGASERELREAFQLCLRGTRIGGGNEFRCSEQVFELEAPRRTIQLTAYGIDRMEVSHANYRRCVAAGVCLPAGVSPDDPRLGRPELPVAGVTYTDAERYCAFVGGRLPTESEWERAAAGPSGRRRFPWGRQYNGRLANHGDDGRPDATDGYRYAAPVDAYPHGQSADGLLNMAGNVWEWTQDRFDYDAYGNGPSVNPRGADTGGQRVVRGGSWRSDAYSLRVTHRVPVGEGSRFPDLGFRCAYDVPPDVASP
- the der gene encoding ribosome biogenesis GTPase Der is translated as MRDRGAAQCRQVHAAERAPAPEAGHRHAAPRHHALRHSGRVHPGRPSHADRLRGHPRPASPEERARQGAAGAGRAGPGERGRGRVHDRDPQQASALGRGGQRARRRQARAGAHRVHQGPQDPGREQGGPAQGQVAHAAAAAVLPGRDELRRGGAALRPQAAQLRGAGGRDPQTPARRRHVRRGLLHGPARALLRRRAHPRGGHHADAPGGAARRRGRHRRLRGGRRPGAHQGHHRRGESLAQGHRHRRAGRPHQDHRHARAPRDREDARPKGLLGAVGQGHPRLDGRPQRGASPGNGSGAVVSRKRRPQGKELPAGAAGARPMVAIVGRPNVGKSTLFNRLAGQRIAIVEDIPGVTRDRHYADCWVLGHDYVLIDTGGFDPESDDPMQEGIARHVRLALDECDVVLCVVDATTEPLPADREAMRLLRETDKPVLYVANKADTPAIGHHAVAYYELGIDQLYNISALHGRGLGELSDALAAALPEIGGPTLEIDEETARVAIIGRPNAGKSSLVNRLLGEDRQLVDDRPGTTIDTVDSLLEREDGTFVLIDTAGIRRKRAMQKASTIETMSVFQAIRAMERADIVVLMIDASEGVGEQDAKIAGLAEDRGCAVLIALNKTDLMSQDEQKQAMDRAREVLAFIPWAPMVTLSAKTGKGVNVLLSRVADAVAEHRKRVPTAEINRFFEEVLATHPPPTMKGRAARLYYVTQARSRPPTFVISCNDPERIHFSYQRYVLNQIRDRFGFRGTPIRMRYRGKKKREE